In one Diabrotica virgifera virgifera chromosome 5, PGI_DIABVI_V3a genomic region, the following are encoded:
- the LOC126885632 gene encoding uncharacterized protein LOC126885632 produces the protein MTISPMLVFKGEGLLNSLINKLPVELHIPGYQYCGPGTKLKKRLARGDPGINPLDAACKQHDIAYSHHTSLEERHKADKELEDRAWERFKSKDASFGEKSAALLVTGGMKTKRKLGMGCPRRRGRKGRYSFNRDVVPKIAKSMKRGASLRDTALTAVRIAKSVIKKLGGRKTVDLPRVLPLKSGGFLPLIPLFAGLSALGALAGGAAGVAKTVVDAKNAQKKLEEDMRHNKAMEHIGSGLYLRKKPRGGFGLYLKKNFQ, from the coding sequence ATGACCATCAGTCCAATGTTGGTGTTCAAAGGGGAAGGTCTTTTGAACTCTCTAATTAATAAACTTCCAGTTGAGCTTCATATTCCTGGTTATCAGTATTGTGGACCtggaacaaaactaaaaaaacgtCTTGCACGCGGAGATCCAGGAATTAATCCTTTAGACGCAGCTTGTAAACAACACGATATCGCTTATTCGCATCATACATCTCTCGAAGAACGTCACAAGGccgataaagaattggaagataGGGCTTGGGAGCGATTCAAGTCTAAGGACGCTAGCTTTGGCGAAAAAAGTGCTGCTTTACTTGTAACCGGTGGAATGAAAACGAAAAGAAAGTTGGGAATGGGATGTCCTCGTCGTCGTGGAAGAAAGGGACGTTATTCTTTCAATCGGGATGTGGTACCTAAAATTGCAAAGTCCATGAAGAGAGGAGCATCGTTAAGAGATACTGCTTTGACAGCTGTACGAATAGCAAAATCGGTAATTAAAAAACTTGGTGGACGAAAAACAGTTGATCTTCCACGAGTGTTGccactaaaatctggaggtttcctACCCCTCATACCCCTATTTGCAGGTCTTTCTGCATTGGGGGCTTTAGCCGGTGGTGCAGCAGGGGTGGCGAAGACTGTGGTTGACGCAAAGAACGCCCAAAAGAAATTGGAAGAGGATATGCGCCATAATAAGGCGATGGAACACATCGGCTCAGGTCTGTACTTGCGTAAGAAACCAAGAGGCGGATTCGGTTTGTATctgaaaaaaaacttccaataa